CGGTGGCCACCACCTGGCCGTCGAGCCGCAGCTCGGGCCGCAACTGAATGAGGTAGGCCGGCAGGGAGGTTGGCAGCTCCTCGGGCGTGATGGGCGTGCCGTCCGCATGGGCAGCCGGCAGAAAGGAGCTGATCAGGTCCTCGTCCGCCTGGGTGGCCGGGGCGTAGGAGAGGGTGATCTTCTTGCCCGCCAGCTCCGGCAGGGAGGCGGAATACGAAATCGGCGCCTTGCCCTCGATGCGCAGGCTGAAGCTGTGCCGGAGGCTGGCCGGCAGCTCGCTGGACTTCACACCCGCCACCACGGTCTGGTACGGCAGGGTGCCCAGAAGGTACGGATAGGTCTCGGTCTGGATGGTCCTGGTGCCCAGGACCTCCCCCACCGTGGCATTCGGGTAGTTGGCCTCGAGGTGGCTCGCCACCCGGGTCTGGAAATCGGCCATGGTCTGCTCGATGAAGGCCTGGTCGACGCCGGTCACCGAGCCCTGCTCCTGGTCGATAGTGGCGGTAGCCACGATCTGGTCGGCAAAAGCCTGGGCGTCAAAGGGCACGGCTGCCGCAAGATCCAGCCCCTGGGTGTACGTGTGTTGCTTGAAGCTGGCATCCAGCGGCACCCAGGTGTCGCCATGGCCGGTACGGTGGCGGGCGCCCCGGGACGGGACGTAGTCGATCCAGGCCTCCACCCAGACATGCTCGAACTGCACCCGGGTGATCTTTCCTCCGGCCACCACGCCGGAGAGCGGGATGCCGCCGGAGCGGGCAAAGGTGAGGGCCGCGTTGGCGTCGGTGAAGTCACCCACCCAGCTCATGAACCGCTCCACCGCCATCTCGCCGGTGCCGAGCACATACCGGGCCGGGATGTCCGAGGCGTGCAACAGGGCGATGAGAAGCGACGAGGTGTCAAAGGCGTTGCACAGCTGGCTCTGCAGGCAATAGTCCGCCCCCTGGATGGCGCCCCAGGTGGGCGCATACTCGATGCTGTTGCGGACCCATTCGTAGATCCGCACCGGATCATGGCCCAGCTCCGCCGCCTTGGCCTCAATGGCCGGGCTGACCTGGACATCGACCGAGGGCGCCAAATCGGCCGGGGTGGGCAGATCACTGAGCTGCGCCAGCAGCAGACCTCCCGGGGGCACTGCGGCGGCCGGCGGCAGGACGCCGGGGCTCAGGCCGAAAGAAGCATCCTCCGTATCCGCGACTACCGCCTCCCCACCGAGACCCGAATCCACCCCGCCGCTTTCGTGCCCCAGGGAGGCAACCCGGATACCCGGCGGCAGCGCCACCGGATGATAGCCGGCTTCGGGCAGCAATGTGCCGGGGAAGAGCATGGCAAACGCCTCCTCGGCGGACATGGTGCTCGCCTGCCGGACCGGCTGGAAATCCTCCTTCTTCAAGCGGGGCTCGGCCTTGGTGGGCTCGGCCGCCCGGTGCGGCAGGTTGTTGAAATCGATCCGCGGCCTCTTCACACGCCTCTTCGCCGCCTCGAACCGGTCCTGCAGCTGCCGGATGGCCTGGTCTTCCTCCCCGGCCGTGGCTGCCTGATCAAGCGCCTCCACCTCGGCCATGAACTGCCGCTGCCCGCTCTCGTATTCTGCCACAAACTCCAGGTGCCGCTGGAGGATCTCCGCCGGCACCGATTTCTCCCGAAGCCTTTGCTCCGTGGCCGCGAATTGCCGCCTCAGCTCGCCATCCTGGGCCTCGATGGCGCTCCTGGCCTGCCGGATCCGGTCTTTGACCGCTCGCCGCGCCGCCGGGCCAGCCGCC
The Thermodesulfobacteriota bacterium genome window above contains:
- a CDS encoding transglutaminase domain-containing protein gives rise to the protein MRALGRLVEELRQAAGPAARRAVKDRIRQARSAIEAQDGELRRQFAATEQRLREKSVPAEILQRHLEFVAEYESGQRQFMAEVEALDQAATAGEEDQAIRQLQDRFEAAKRRVKRPRIDFNNLPHRAAEPTKAEPRLKKEDFQPVRQASTMSAEEAFAMLFPGTLLPEAGYHPVALPPGIRVASLGHESGGVDSGLGGEAVVADTEDASFGLSPGVLPPAAAVPPGGLLLAQLSDLPTPADLAPSVDVQVSPAIEAKAAELGHDPVRIYEWVRNSIEYAPTWGAIQGADYCLQSQLCNAFDTSSLLIALLHASDIPARYVLGTGEMAVERFMSWVGDFTDANAALTFARSGGIPLSGVVAGGKITRVQFEHVWVEAWIDYVPSRGARHRTGHGDTWVPLDASFKQHTYTQGLDLAAAVPFDAQAFADQIVATATIDQEQGSVTGVDQAFIEQTMADFQTRVASHLEANYPNATVGEVLGTRTIQTETYPYLLGTLPYQTVVAGVKSSELPASLRHSFSLRIEGKAPISYSASLPELAGKKITLSYAPATQADEDLISSFLPAAHADGTPITPEELPTSLPAYLIQLRPELRLDGQVVATGGAVTMGTTEDCHLTMTFPGKGAFPVHNTIEAGDYAAIALDLGRIAQAQLAAVKAKLETTKARLEAQDFAGLTRDDLLGDLLFTTAVGYYAEYDVLDYLSARTMQVNNLRLPSEALFANDLKFTYSFYSGRAISAQPGGLVMDVDFNTVVAQARDGNKATFLQFMRATGLTSSALEHAVPEQLFSTPENPAQGV